A section of the Rossellomorea marisflavi genome encodes:
- a CDS encoding ABC transporter ATP-binding protein has product MTHIIEVDKLKKHYPIGKGAVVKSVDDISIQIKKGETFGLVGESGSGKSTLGKTIVGLEGPTSGTIHYNGRDMTKLDKKEKKRANREIQVIFQDPHASLNPRMRVGDIIAEGIDAHRLARGKARQERVYELLEKVGLKPEHAKRYPHEFSGGQRQRIGIARALAVEPKFIVADEPISALDVSIQAQVINLLEDLKQEEELTYLFIAHDLGMVKHISDRIGVMYLGRMMELADSDELFRNPLHPYTKALLSAIPVANPTAAKREKIVIEGDPPSPVNPPSGCRFRTRCPYATEICAQQVPEWKEVETNHWTACHLY; this is encoded by the coding sequence ATGACCCACATCATAGAAGTAGACAAGCTGAAGAAGCATTATCCGATCGGAAAAGGAGCCGTCGTCAAATCGGTCGATGATATCTCCATCCAGATCAAGAAAGGTGAAACGTTTGGACTCGTCGGGGAAAGTGGAAGCGGGAAGTCCACCCTCGGGAAGACGATCGTAGGTTTAGAGGGGCCGACGTCAGGAACGATTCATTATAACGGTCGCGATATGACCAAACTCGATAAGAAAGAGAAGAAGCGGGCCAACCGGGAGATCCAGGTGATCTTTCAGGATCCCCACGCATCCCTGAACCCCCGCATGAGGGTAGGGGATATCATTGCTGAAGGAATTGATGCTCATCGATTGGCAAGGGGAAAAGCCCGACAGGAAAGGGTGTATGAGCTCCTTGAAAAGGTCGGCTTGAAGCCGGAGCACGCCAAGCGATACCCCCATGAATTCAGTGGTGGACAACGTCAGCGGATCGGGATTGCCCGCGCCCTGGCGGTGGAACCGAAATTCATCGTCGCCGATGAACCGATTTCCGCCCTCGATGTTTCCATCCAGGCCCAGGTGATCAACCTCTTGGAGGATCTGAAGCAGGAAGAGGAGCTCACCTATCTCTTCATTGCCCATGATCTGGGAATGGTGAAGCATATCAGCGACCGTATCGGAGTCATGTATCTCGGTCGGATGATGGAGCTTGCAGACAGTGATGAACTGTTTCGCAACCCTCTTCACCCGTATACGAAAGCTCTGCTTTCAGCCATCCCCGTTGCGAATCCCACTGCAGCGAAAAGAGAGAAGATTGTCATTGAAGGGGATCCCCCGAGCCCTGTGAACCCGCCGAGCGGCTGCCGGTTCAGGACCCGTTGCCCCTATGCGACGGAGATTTGCGCACAGCAGGTACCGGAGTGGAAAGAAGTAGAAACGAACCACTGGACAGCGTGTCATCTATATTAA
- a CDS encoding ABC transporter ATP-binding protein: MERLLEVNHLEVGFKTYGGEVQAVRDVSFHVNKGEILAIVGESGSGKSVTVQAVMGLIPTPPGRIKQGEVLFDGRDLLKLSKREMQKVKGSRISMVFQDPMTSLNPTMKVGKQIEESIITHQSVKRDEAKKRAVEMIRKVGIPNPSERYEQYPHEFSGGMRQRIMIAIALACHPEILIADEPTTALDVTIQAQVLDLMKGLKDEMGTSIILITHDLGVVAETAERVAVMYGGLIVETATVEELFHRPKHPYTWGLLESIPDIEAAEKERLVPIEGTPPDLFSPPKGCPFAPRCKYAMEVCVEEMPPAFAIGEGHEAKCWLNDPRTPALTELVSAGREE, from the coding sequence ATGGAACGTCTACTTGAAGTCAACCATCTGGAAGTCGGTTTTAAAACATACGGAGGCGAGGTCCAGGCAGTACGGGACGTATCCTTCCATGTGAATAAAGGAGAGATCCTCGCCATCGTCGGGGAGAGCGGAAGCGGGAAGAGTGTGACGGTGCAAGCCGTCATGGGGCTCATCCCAACCCCTCCGGGACGGATTAAGCAAGGAGAAGTGTTGTTTGACGGGAGGGACCTCCTGAAGCTTTCCAAACGGGAGATGCAGAAGGTCAAAGGATCCAGGATCAGCATGGTCTTCCAGGATCCCATGACGTCCCTGAATCCGACGATGAAGGTCGGGAAGCAGATCGAAGAAAGCATCATCACCCATCAGAGCGTCAAACGGGATGAAGCGAAGAAGCGGGCTGTCGAGATGATCAGGAAGGTCGGGATCCCGAACCCTTCCGAACGCTACGAACAGTATCCCCACGAATTCAGCGGTGGGATGAGGCAGCGGATCATGATTGCCATCGCCCTTGCCTGTCATCCTGAAATCCTGATTGCCGATGAACCGACCACGGCCCTTGATGTGACCATCCAGGCCCAGGTTCTTGATCTTATGAAGGGACTGAAGGATGAGATGGGTACGTCGATCATCCTCATCACCCATGATCTCGGCGTCGTGGCCGAAACGGCCGAGCGTGTAGCCGTCATGTACGGTGGGCTGATCGTAGAGACGGCCACTGTCGAAGAGCTGTTCCATCGTCCGAAGCATCCCTACACCTGGGGGCTGCTGGAGTCGATCCCGGATATTGAGGCAGCAGAAAAGGAGCGACTTGTCCCGATTGAAGGTACACCGCCTGACCTATTCTCTCCGCCGAAGGGATGTCCGTTTGCTCCCCGCTGCAAGTACGCCATGGAAGTATGTGTCGAAGAGATGCCGCCTGCCTTTGCCATCGGGGAAGGTCACGAAGCGAAGTGCTGGCTGAACGATCCAAGGACCCCGGCACTCACGGAACTTGTCAGCGCAGGGAGGGAAGAGTGA
- a CDS encoding ABC transporter permease: MEAKRVDDSLFRPLANKTEQEAAERPSMGVWKEMLLNVIKNKMSILGLSLLFVIILLGIFGPHLVPYDPAGQDLEKTNIAPNGDHWFGTDDLGRDVWSRTWYGARVSLTIGLIAAAIDIILGVTIGGISGYMAGRGKVGDRIDSILMRIVEILYGIPYLLIVILLMVIMEPGITSIIIALSVTGWVGMARIIRGQILQLKSQEYVLAAEKLGTSHSKIIWRHLIPNTAGIIIVNLTFTIPQAIFAESFLSFLGLGVQAPFASWGTMANDSLGVILSGQWWRLFFPGLMISLTMFAFNAFGDGLQDALDPKSNK, encoded by the coding sequence ATGGAAGCCAAACGAGTCGACGACTCCCTATTCCGTCCATTAGCCAACAAAACAGAACAGGAAGCAGCCGAACGCCCAAGCATGGGCGTATGGAAGGAAATGCTCCTGAATGTGATCAAGAACAAGATGTCCATTTTGGGGCTATCACTGCTATTCGTCATCATTCTATTAGGTATCTTCGGACCCCATCTTGTACCGTATGACCCAGCAGGGCAGGATCTTGAGAAAACGAATATTGCGCCGAACGGGGATCACTGGTTCGGTACGGATGACCTCGGACGGGATGTGTGGTCACGAACCTGGTACGGAGCGCGAGTCTCCCTTACCATCGGTCTCATTGCTGCTGCCATTGATATCATCCTCGGTGTGACCATAGGCGGGATTTCCGGCTACATGGCAGGCCGCGGCAAGGTCGGTGACCGCATCGACAGCATCCTGATGCGGATCGTGGAGATCTTATACGGAATCCCTTATCTGCTCATCGTCATCCTCCTCATGGTCATCATGGAACCAGGCATCACGTCCATCATCATTGCCCTTTCCGTCACGGGCTGGGTAGGGATGGCGAGGATCATCCGGGGACAGATCCTGCAGCTGAAGTCGCAGGAATATGTACTCGCGGCAGAAAAACTGGGCACCTCCCATTCGAAGATCATCTGGCGGCATCTGATCCCGAACACAGCCGGGATCATCATCGTCAACTTGACGTTCACGATCCCACAGGCCATTTTTGCCGAATCGTTCCTGAGCTTCCTTGGACTCGGTGTCCAGGCTCCTTTTGCCAGCTGGGGGACAATGGCAAATGATTCACTTGGTGTCATCCTAAGCGGCCAGTGGTGGCGTCTATTCTTCCCAGGCTTGATGATTTCCCTCACCATGTTCGCATTCAATGCGTTTGGCGACGGTCTTCAAGACGCACTGGATCCTAAATCGAATAAATAA
- a CDS encoding ABC transporter permease, producing the protein MYIVKRLFTMLMTIWVIASLTFLIMKMIPGDPFASDADVLPPEVLQNMRAKYNLDEPIAVQYLLYMKDLATFDLGISIQSETRSVNTIIAEGAPASALLGLQALVIALAFGLLLGIVAALHHNRALDYLSMFVAIIGISVPSFILAPLLIKYFAVEWGIFPVASWGTWQHSILPSLALAATPLAVIARFMRSSMLEVLNQNYIRTADAKGLSTTKLVIRHGIRNAILPVISFIGPLFVALITGTFVIEKIFAIPGIGRYFVDSIFNRDYPVIMGTTIFFSTLLVVTLFLIDISYRFIDPRIKLTSGGE; encoded by the coding sequence ATGTACATAGTTAAACGATTGTTCACCATGCTGATGACCATCTGGGTCATTGCCAGCTTGACGTTCCTGATCATGAAGATGATCCCGGGGGATCCGTTTGCTTCGGATGCCGATGTCCTGCCGCCTGAAGTGCTGCAGAATATGCGGGCGAAATACAATCTCGATGAGCCGATTGCCGTTCAGTATCTTCTATATATGAAGGACTTGGCCACTTTTGACCTCGGCATTTCCATCCAGTCGGAGACGCGTTCGGTCAATACGATCATTGCAGAAGGAGCACCGGCATCGGCCCTCTTGGGACTGCAGGCGCTTGTCATCGCCTTGGCGTTCGGTCTGCTGCTCGGCATTGTGGCTGCGCTCCATCATAATCGGGCACTGGATTATCTGTCCATGTTCGTCGCCATCATCGGGATATCGGTTCCGAGCTTCATCCTGGCGCCGCTCCTGATTAAGTATTTCGCAGTAGAATGGGGTATTTTCCCCGTCGCTTCTTGGGGAACATGGCAGCACTCCATCCTCCCGTCACTGGCCCTGGCTGCGACACCACTCGCCGTCATCGCACGCTTCATGCGCTCAAGCATGCTCGAGGTGCTGAACCAGAACTACATCCGGACCGCCGATGCCAAAGGGTTATCGACGACCAAGCTTGTCATCAGGCACGGGATCCGGAATGCCATCCTTCCCGTGATTTCCTTCATCGGACCGCTGTTCGTCGCCTTGATCACCGGTACCTTCGTCATCGAGAAGATTTTTGCCATACCGGGTATCGGCCGCTACTTCGTCGACAGCATCTTCAACAGGGATTATCCCGTCATCATGGGGACGACGATTTTCTTCAGCACCCTTTTGGTGGTTACCCTGTTCTTGATCGACATTTCCTACCGATTCATCGACCCGAGAATAAAACTTACGAGTGGAGGGGAGTAA
- a CDS encoding M55 family metallopeptidase, with product MKIFISADMEGISGVATNQQLKTPSEYQRFRHLMTADVNAAIEGAYNGGATAVVVADGHGNMSNLLIEELDPRATLVSGNNRVMCQLEGLDESFDGIMFVGHHGREAGSERAVISHTLAGICVNEMKINGQVVGETEMNSLVAGSFGVPAIFISGDDAYVAEVKETLPSVKAAVTKRAVDRFAAELLHPEVARKEIREKAEEAVKETKQGVPLQTEGPVTFDLVLKGSQQAMMTTTLPTVELTGPRSIRFTCDDMVTAYKHMWGCVIIAMSATNGVLGSVNA from the coding sequence ATGAAAATCTTTATCTCTGCAGACATGGAAGGAATATCAGGAGTGGCAACCAATCAGCAGCTGAAGACGCCTTCTGAATATCAGCGCTTCCGGCACCTGATGACCGCCGATGTGAATGCGGCCATTGAAGGAGCATATAACGGCGGGGCAACGGCCGTTGTCGTAGCCGATGGGCACGGGAATATGTCGAATCTATTGATTGAAGAACTGGATCCCCGTGCCACTCTCGTATCCGGCAACAACCGCGTCATGTGTCAGCTCGAGGGACTGGATGAAAGCTTCGACGGCATCATGTTCGTCGGCCATCACGGTCGTGAAGCGGGATCGGAACGGGCGGTCATCAGTCACACCCTTGCCGGCATTTGTGTAAACGAAATGAAGATCAATGGACAGGTTGTCGGGGAAACAGAGATGAATTCTCTCGTGGCAGGAAGCTTCGGAGTACCGGCCATCTTCATCTCGGGTGACGATGCGTACGTCGCTGAAGTGAAGGAAACGTTGCCTTCAGTGAAAGCAGCCGTCACAAAACGTGCCGTGGACCGATTCGCAGCCGAGCTTCTCCACCCTGAAGTGGCACGGAAGGAAATCCGGGAAAAAGCGGAAGAAGCCGTGAAAGAAACCAAACAGGGCGTACCACTGCAAACCGAGGGGCCCGTCACCTTCGACCTTGTACTGAAGGGATCACAGCAGGCGATGATGACTACGACGCTTCCGACGGTGGAACTGACCGGGCCGAGGAGCATCCGTTTCACCTGTGATGATATGGTTACGGCGTACAAGCATATGTGGGGATGTGTGATCATTGCCATGTCGGCGACCAATGGTGTGCTCGGCAGTGTGAACGCCTGA
- a CDS encoding Lrp/AsnC family transcriptional regulator: MGNKFEKYVRGVGKQVDYQIDELDRGIIKMLSRDGRIPFSEIANELEVTEKTIRLRYKNLVQNEIIEVVGVVNPIALGLKAGAIIQLKVGQGMIEKVKNSLSQIREVRYITITSGEYPLLIQINVQNQEDIRDFIFKLDKIEGVISYNTIIQLENYKNTFEYL, from the coding sequence ATGGGTAATAAGTTTGAGAAATACGTTCGGGGAGTAGGGAAGCAAGTGGACTATCAGATCGATGAATTAGATCGTGGAATTATCAAAATGCTATCGAGGGATGGGAGAATTCCCTTTTCTGAAATAGCAAATGAACTGGAAGTAACAGAAAAGACCATCCGGCTCAGGTATAAAAATCTTGTGCAAAACGAAATCATTGAAGTCGTTGGTGTCGTCAATCCGATTGCCTTGGGGTTAAAGGCAGGCGCGATTATACAGCTGAAGGTGGGACAGGGGATGATCGAGAAGGTGAAAAACTCCCTCAGCCAGATCCGGGAGGTACGCTATATTACAATCACTTCCGGGGAGTATCCCCTCCTGATCCAGATCAACGTCCAGAATCAGGAAGACATCAGGGATTTCATCTTCAAGCTGGATAAGATCGAAGGGGTCATTTCCTACAACACCATCATCCAGCTCGAAAACTATAAGAATACGTTTGAATACTTATAA
- a CDS encoding amidohydrolase, with the protein MIALTNVTGVDGTGRELKDSIILIKEGKFVSVDADSVPEGYEVIDAAGKYFTPGLIDVHTHLGVHEEGLGKEGQDFNETSSATTPGVRAIDGINPKDRGFEDARRAGVTTVQVMPGSANVIGGEMCVLKTVGDIVDEMVIRNPSGLKAATGENPKRFHGEKGRMPTTRMGVAGLLRKKFIEAQNYKKKVSSGETGRDVELEPIVKVLDKEIPLRVHAHRADDIVTVLRLKREFDFDVTIEHCTEGHQIAPFIAKHDVRVSVGPTMTPRSKVELSDKGWNTLLALAEADVPFSITTDHPVISIEHLMTSVILSVKYGLTEAQAMKAITSDAAKHLGVDDRVGTVEAGKDADFVLWNGTPFDLRNQVEHTYINGVRVFGE; encoded by the coding sequence ATGATAGCTTTAACGAACGTAACAGGTGTAGATGGGACGGGGAGAGAACTGAAAGATTCGATCATTCTTATTAAAGAGGGGAAGTTCGTATCGGTGGATGCGGATTCCGTACCAGAAGGATATGAAGTAATTGATGCCGCGGGCAAGTATTTCACACCGGGGTTGATTGACGTGCACACCCATCTCGGGGTCCACGAAGAGGGACTTGGAAAGGAAGGGCAGGATTTCAACGAAACGAGCTCCGCCACCACCCCGGGAGTCAGGGCGATTGATGGGATCAATCCAAAGGACCGAGGATTTGAAGACGCAAGACGGGCAGGGGTAACCACGGTTCAGGTTATGCCGGGAAGCGCCAATGTGATCGGCGGGGAAATGTGCGTACTGAAGACGGTGGGGGACATCGTCGATGAGATGGTCATCCGGAATCCATCGGGTCTGAAAGCAGCTACGGGAGAAAATCCGAAGCGATTCCACGGGGAAAAGGGCCGGATGCCTACGACGCGTATGGGCGTGGCCGGCCTCCTGCGAAAGAAGTTCATCGAGGCGCAGAACTATAAGAAGAAAGTATCATCAGGGGAAACCGGCCGCGATGTGGAGCTCGAGCCTATTGTCAAAGTGCTGGATAAAGAGATCCCACTGCGGGTCCACGCACACCGCGCCGATGATATCGTGACGGTGCTGAGACTGAAAAGGGAGTTCGACTTCGATGTGACGATCGAACACTGTACGGAAGGTCACCAGATCGCCCCGTTCATCGCGAAGCACGATGTTCGCGTATCCGTTGGACCAACCATGACGCCACGTTCAAAAGTAGAGCTCTCCGATAAGGGATGGAACACACTCCTCGCCCTTGCCGAAGCAGACGTACCGTTCTCGATTACGACCGATCACCCTGTCATTTCCATCGAGCACCTGATGACGAGCGTGATTCTCTCCGTGAAATACGGACTGACCGAAGCGCAGGCCATGAAGGCCATCACATCCGATGCTGCTAAGCATCTCGGCGTGGACGACCGGGTAGGGACCGTGGAAGCCGGCAAGGATGCGGATTTTGTCCTGTGGAATGGGACGCCGTTCGACCTCAGGAACCAAGTGGAACATACCTATATCAACGGAGTGCGGGTTTTCGGCGAGTGA
- a CDS encoding alpha/beta hydrolase family protein translates to MTKGLSSKDLLDFSFISDPQISPDGKRALFVKRTVLNDERYRSNLYHINLVTGEISPFTHGDASDTQPRWSPDGKNIVFVSDRSGKRQLWRMATDGGEAREVTSFKHGASQPVWSPDGKKIIVTAPLREREGLRKAEENKEESTLKPFITTSMQYKSDAEGFSDGTYRQLVLLDLETGMETVLTGGPYDHGIPAFSPDGSTVAYCANRSADHERTFFSDVYELDLETLKAEVLTSGDLRLRLPNYSPKGDTLSLLGDDMTYAGSTLTRVWTLDRKTRELTCLTEDWDVECSDVAINDMGTGTAVGAVWSKDGHALYFAASDRGATNLYRITLEREITTIIDGKRQVYGFSMDSAQDNILFAVSQYDIPGDLFLLDSTGEKRLSWENEDALKDIELSIPQEFPIQAEDGTVLQGWIMKPVGSNETSHPLVVEIHGGPHAMYSYGFMHEFQVLASKGYGVLYTNPRGSHGYGQTFVDAVRGRYGGIDYEDIMTTLDQALETFDWIDPDRLGVTGGSYGGFMTNWIVGQTDRFKAAATQRSISNWISFFGVSDIGYYFTEWEHKTTILEDPDELWRISPLRYVKNVDTPLLILHSENDLRCPIEQAEQLYIALKQLKKETRFVRFPESNHELSRSGKPGLRLIRLDEITDWFDQYLK, encoded by the coding sequence ATGACCAAAGGACTTTCATCCAAGGATCTACTCGACTTTTCATTCATTTCCGATCCCCAGATTTCACCCGACGGCAAACGGGCCCTGTTTGTCAAAAGGACCGTGCTCAATGACGAACGTTACCGGTCCAATCTGTATCATATCAACCTCGTGACCGGAGAGATTTCTCCCTTCACCCACGGGGATGCTTCCGATACGCAGCCGAGGTGGTCTCCCGACGGAAAGAACATCGTATTCGTGTCAGATCGGTCAGGTAAACGCCAGCTTTGGCGCATGGCCACGGACGGAGGAGAAGCAAGAGAGGTTACCTCGTTCAAACATGGTGCTTCCCAGCCAGTCTGGTCGCCTGATGGAAAGAAGATCATCGTCACGGCCCCGTTACGTGAGAGAGAAGGATTGCGGAAAGCGGAAGAAAACAAAGAAGAATCAACGCTCAAGCCCTTTATCACCACGAGCATGCAATATAAGTCCGATGCCGAAGGATTTTCCGATGGCACCTATCGCCAGCTTGTCCTTTTAGACCTTGAAACGGGGATGGAAACCGTGCTGACAGGCGGACCGTATGACCATGGAATTCCGGCCTTCTCACCCGACGGATCCACGGTAGCCTATTGTGCCAACCGCTCTGCCGATCATGAGAGGACCTTCTTCTCTGACGTTTATGAGCTCGACTTGGAAACCCTGAAGGCGGAAGTCCTCACCAGCGGCGACCTTCGTTTGCGCTTGCCGAACTATTCCCCGAAAGGCGATACCCTTTCCCTTCTCGGAGATGATATGACATATGCCGGTTCAACGCTCACAAGGGTTTGGACGCTTGATCGAAAGACGAGGGAATTGACTTGTCTTACTGAGGACTGGGACGTGGAATGCAGCGATGTGGCCATCAATGATATGGGGACGGGAACGGCCGTCGGTGCGGTATGGTCAAAGGATGGCCATGCGCTGTACTTCGCTGCGAGCGACCGCGGTGCCACCAACCTTTACCGCATCACATTGGAGCGTGAGATCACCACGATCATCGATGGGAAGCGGCAGGTGTACGGCTTCAGCATGGACTCCGCTCAGGACAACATCCTGTTTGCCGTCAGCCAATATGATATTCCGGGAGATCTATTCCTCCTGGATTCTACTGGTGAGAAGAGACTTTCGTGGGAAAACGAGGATGCTTTAAAGGATATCGAGCTCTCCATCCCTCAAGAATTCCCGATTCAGGCAGAGGACGGAACGGTTCTTCAAGGATGGATCATGAAGCCTGTTGGCAGCAATGAAACATCCCACCCCCTTGTCGTGGAAATCCACGGTGGTCCCCATGCCATGTACAGCTACGGATTCATGCACGAGTTTCAGGTGCTTGCATCCAAGGGGTATGGCGTCCTTTATACAAATCCGAGGGGAAGCCACGGGTACGGTCAGACCTTCGTCGATGCCGTCCGGGGCCGGTACGGGGGGATTGATTATGAAGACATCATGACGACACTGGACCAGGCGCTCGAGACCTTCGACTGGATCGATCCGGATCGCCTCGGTGTCACCGGAGGAAGCTACGGCGGCTTCATGACAAACTGGATCGTAGGTCAGACTGACCGCTTCAAGGCAGCCGCCACCCAGCGCTCGATCAGCAACTGGATCTCCTTCTTCGGCGTCAGCGATATCGGCTATTACTTTACGGAATGGGAGCATAAGACGACCATCCTCGAGGATCCCGATGAGCTTTGGCGCATCTCCCCTTTGCGCTATGTGAAGAACGTAGACACACCGCTCCTGATCCTTCACAGCGAGAACGACCTTCGCTGTCCAATCGAGCAGGCGGAACAGCTGTATATTGCACTGAAGCAACTGAAGAAGGAAACGCGTTTCGTCCGGTTCCCTGAATCCAATCACGAGCTGTCACGAAGCGGCAAACCAGGTCTGAGACTCATCCGCCTCGATGAAATCACCGATTGGTTCGATCAGTATCTGAAATAA
- a CDS encoding pyroglutamyl-peptidase I, producing the protein MNVLLTGFEAFLGMESNPTEIIVRQLDGSTVAGNTIIGKVLPVDFTQSAGILLDAIKEHEPDVVLSLGLAAGRNRITPERIAINCMDGEPDNAGNRYDGQKIIEDAPDAYFSTLPIKEFEMELRRQSLPASISNTAGTYLCNQIMYAARHHIETHQLKIRSGFVHIPAHHGLALDNKKLPSWSVGDLVESVRVMVGIL; encoded by the coding sequence ATGAACGTCTTACTCACAGGATTTGAAGCCTTCCTCGGCATGGAGTCCAACCCGACTGAGATCATCGTCCGTCAGCTGGACGGATCGACCGTGGCCGGGAACACCATCATCGGAAAAGTACTTCCCGTCGACTTCACCCAGTCGGCGGGCATCCTCCTCGACGCCATCAAGGAGCATGAACCTGACGTCGTCCTGTCCCTCGGACTTGCTGCAGGAAGGAACCGCATCACCCCAGAGAGGATCGCCATCAACTGTATGGACGGAGAGCCCGACAACGCAGGAAACCGCTATGACGGGCAAAAAATCATCGAAGATGCCCCCGATGCGTACTTCTCGACCCTGCCCATCAAGGAGTTTGAAATGGAGCTCCGCAGGCAATCACTGCCCGCCAGTATCTCCAATACGGCCGGGACCTATCTGTGCAACCAGATCATGTACGCCGCCAGGCATCATATCGAAACACATCAGCTGAAGATCCGCTCAGGATTCGTCCATATTCCGGCGCATCACGGACTTGCTTTGGATAATAAAAAGCTTCCATCTTGGTCTGTAGGGGATTTAGTAGAGAGTGTGCGGGTGATGGTGGGTATTTTGTAA
- a CDS encoding FAD-binding oxidoreductase, whose amino-acid sequence MKLESWFFEGLTGEIVTPKSPEYEESRQEWNRAINKFPLVIVYCGDKQDVANAVRWARKRCVPIRIRSGGHHYEGYSTGNCVLVIDISRLYRLELDREKNLLRMEAGAKNTAVYDFVGSNGYAFPGGTCPTVGVSGFTLGGGWGYSSRLLGLGCDSLLELELVNDQGKLIKANKDTNADLFWACRGAGSGNFGVVVGMTFQLPEPTNPTVTLVQFFYVGTTKDKQANVMDIWQKWLPDLDPRMTVVASFYNAEGEGLGIFARGFFYGTPAEASALLQPFRAVEGYREELEESSFLEAVKKVEATYPPSEKFKSTGRFVQRDYSEKELSKIADLVQHPAEGSVYAAVSFYALGGAIESVGKRDTAFFFRDARYILGIQSVWTDDCVAKVNREWVQERFRSIKPITRGSFVNFPISNLPNYEREYFGGNAPALNRINRKYDPFNVFTFPQGLK is encoded by the coding sequence ATGAAGTTAGAATCATGGTTTTTTGAAGGACTGACGGGTGAAATTGTGACCCCGAAATCGCCAGAATATGAAGAGTCCCGCCAGGAGTGGAACCGGGCAATCAATAAATTCCCACTTGTCATCGTCTACTGCGGGGACAAGCAGGATGTAGCGAACGCGGTGCGCTGGGCAAGGAAGCGGTGTGTGCCAATCCGTATCCGGTCGGGCGGGCATCACTATGAGGGATATTCCACCGGGAACTGCGTCCTCGTCATCGATATCAGCCGTCTGTACAGGCTCGAGCTTGATCGTGAGAAGAATCTCCTCAGGATGGAGGCCGGTGCAAAGAACACGGCCGTGTATGATTTTGTCGGGTCCAACGGTTATGCGTTTCCCGGTGGGACATGCCCGACGGTGGGGGTGTCGGGATTCACCCTCGGGGGAGGCTGGGGATACTCGAGCAGGCTCCTAGGACTCGGGTGCGATAGCTTACTTGAATTGGAACTGGTTAACGATCAGGGAAAGCTGATCAAGGCGAATAAGGACACGAATGCCGACCTGTTCTGGGCGTGCCGTGGGGCAGGGAGCGGGAACTTCGGTGTCGTGGTGGGCATGACGTTCCAGTTGCCGGAACCGACCAATCCAACCGTTACATTGGTTCAGTTTTTCTATGTCGGCACCACGAAGGACAAACAGGCAAACGTCATGGATATCTGGCAGAAGTGGCTTCCGGACCTCGATCCCCGTATGACCGTCGTAGCAAGCTTCTACAACGCCGAAGGGGAAGGACTCGGCATATTCGCGCGGGGGTTCTTCTACGGGACACCGGCAGAAGCAAGTGCACTCCTCCAACCGTTCCGGGCGGTGGAAGGATACCGGGAAGAGCTGGAAGAATCCTCTTTCCTGGAAGCCGTGAAGAAGGTGGAGGCGACCTATCCTCCATCAGAAAAGTTCAAGTCCACAGGTCGATTCGTACAGAGGGACTACTCAGAGAAGGAACTCTCAAAAATCGCTGACCTTGTCCAACATCCCGCAGAAGGATCCGTCTACGCCGCCGTTTCGTTCTATGCCCTGGGCGGTGCCATTGAAAGCGTCGGAAAACGGGACACCGCCTTCTTCTTCCGGGACGCCCGCTATATCCTCGGCATTCAATCCGTCTGGACGGACGACTGTGTCGCCAAGGTCAACCGCGAATGGGTCCAGGAACGTTTCCGATCCATCAAACCCATTACGAGGGGATCGTTTGTTAATTTTCCCATTAGCAATCTACCGAACTATGAGAGGGAGTATTTTGGAGGGAACGCCCCGGCGCTCAACCGGATCAATCGAAAATATGACCCGTTCAATGTGTTTACGTTTCCGCAGGGGTTGAAGTGA